One segment of Carya illinoinensis cultivar Pawnee chromosome 13, C.illinoinensisPawnee_v1, whole genome shotgun sequence DNA contains the following:
- the LOC122291752 gene encoding protein GRAVITROPIC IN THE LIGHT 1 isoform X1, translating into MASKVTNFSDLIQRVAASCLLHPLAAGRHGSGENRVGDDDDEYEFSEDHEDDEEEEEERESEEEEKERLKAWEGMKEEVRVERVVEMERLMNEVFDTVSGMKRAYASLQEAHCPWDPEKMRVADVAVVGELRKLGVLRERFRRTTSLIGGSTRRKSRGRGRGSGVATVREVVAPYEAAVEELKREVKLREVEVENLKEKLRTVAVSSLSLTGTNGKKGSSRSHHSKRKVVSAPQGQVMTGPAPEVFETAMKQVKDASKSFTMLLLSLMRSAHWDIAAAVRSIEAAANATDDLTSTPATIAACSIVATQHAKYALESYICRKVFQGFDHETFYMDGSLSSLLNPDQYRRDCFTQYRDMKAMDPSELLGIMPTCHFGKFSSKKYLAVIHPKMEESLFGDLEQRRQVLAGNHPRSQFYGEFLMLTKAVWLLHLLAFSLDPAPSQFEASRGAEFHPQYMESVVKFPGGRVPAGQIVGFPVSPGFKLGNGSVIRARVYLVART; encoded by the exons ATGGCTAGCAAGGTGACGAATTTTTCGGATCTGATCCAACGAGTCGCGGCCTCTTGTTTGCTGCACCCACTCGCCGCCGGTCGCCACGGTTCTGGCGAGAATCGAGTCGGAGACGACGATGACGAGTACGAATTTTCGGAGGATCACGAGGACGacgaagaagaggaggaagaaagagaaagtgaagaagaagaaaaggaaagactaAAGGCTTGGGAGGGGATGAAGGAGGAGGTGAGAGTAGAAAGAGTGGTGGAGATGGAGAGGCTAATGAACGAGGTGTTCGACACGGTTTCGGGGATGAAGAGAGCGTACGCGAGTCTACAAGAAGCGCATTGCCCTTGGGACCCAGAAAAGATGAGGGTGGCGGACGTAGCTGTGGTGGGGGAGCTGAGGAAGCTCGGAGTGTTGAGGGAGAGATTCAGAAGGACTACCAGCCTCATTGGTGGTAGCACGCGCAGGAAGAGcagaggaagagggagaggaAGTGGGGTTGCGACGGTGAGGGAGGTGGTGGCGCCGTACGAGGCGGCGGTGGAGGAACTGAAGAGGGAGGTGAAACTGAGGGAAGTGGAGGTCGAGAATCTCAAGGAGAAGCTGAGGACCGTTGCGGTCTCGAGCCTAAGCCTTACTGGAACCAACGGGAAGAAGGGAAGCTCCAGGTCTCACCATTCGAAGCGGAAGGTCGTCTCCGCTCCTCAAGGTCAAG TCATGACAGGGCCAGCACCAGAAGTTTTCGAGACCGCAATGAAGCAGGTGAAAGACGCATCCAAGTCCTTCACGATGCTCCTCCTCTCCCTCATGCGCTCTGCCCACTGGGACATTGCAGCTGCCGTACGTTCTATCGAAGCCGCTGCCAATGCCACCGACGATCTTACATCCACTCCCGCCACCATCGCAGCTTGCTCAATCGTTGCAACACAGCACGCCAAATATGCTCTGGAATCCTACATTTGCCGAAAGGTGTTCCAAGGATTCGACCACGAGACCTTTTACATGGACGGCAGCCTCTCCTCCCTTCTCAACCCGGACCAGTATCGCCGCGACTGTTTCACCCAGTACCGCGACATGAAGGCGATGGACCCCTCCGAGCTTCTCGGAATCATGCCCACCTGTCACTTCGGTAAGTTCAGCTCCAAGAAGTACCTCGCCGTGATTCATCCCAAGATGGAAGAGTCCTTGTTTGGGGACTTAGAACAGCGGCGCCAGGTCCTGGCCGGAAACCACCCAAGAAGTCAGTTTTACGGCGAGTTCTTAATGCTCACCAAGGCCGTGTGGCTGCTTCACTTGTTGGCCTTCTCTCTCGACCCGGCACCGAGTCAGTTCGAGGCGAGTCGTGGAGCTGAGTTCCATCCACAGTATATGGAGAGCGTTGTCAAATTTCCCGGTGGGCGAGTACCTGCGGGTCAGATCGTGGGCTTCCCAGTTAGTCCTGGATTCAAGCTTGGCAACGGATCAGTCATTAGGGCTCGTGTTTATCTGGTCGCCAGGACATAA
- the LOC122292236 gene encoding cytosolic enolase 3, translated as MSVQQYLEKHMLSRKIEDAVNAAVRAKSPDPVLFISNHLKKAVPSVITKIKARQILDSRGIPTVEVDLYTNKGMFRASAPSGDTTGMYEAVEIRDGDKGTYLGNSVNRAVKNINEKISKALIGMDPTSQSHIDHAMIDLDKTEKKSELGANAILAVSIAACKAGAAEKEVPLCKYIADLSGETNMTLPVPAFTLISGEKHAGNHLSIQEIMILPIGASRFEEALQMGSETYHHLKAVITEKYGAHGCNVGEDGGFAPNISSFREGLDLVKEAISRTGYDERIKIALDVAATDFCIGTKYDLDSKVPNKSGQNFKTGEDMIELYKELCVEYPIVSIEDPFDKEDWEHVKRFSGLGICQVVGDDLLMSNPKRIQRAIQESTCNALLLKVNQIGTVTEAIEVVKMAKVANWGVMTSHRSGETEDSFIADLSVGLATGQIKAGAPCRGERLAKYNQLLRIEEELGEQAVYAGQDWRASS; from the exons ATGTCGGTACAACAATACCTTGAAAAGCATATGCTGTCTCGGAAAATCGAAGACGCTGTCAATGCCGCTGTTAGGGCCAAGTCCCCCGATCCCGTCCTCTTCATC TCCAATCATTTGAAAAAAGCAGTTCCGTCCGTGATCACGAAGATCAAAGCGAGGCAGATACTCGATAGCAGAGGAATTCCAACGGTTGAAGTGGATTTGTACACAAACAAAGGAATGTTCCGAGCCTCAGCCCCTAGCGGCGATACTACGGGAAT GTATGAGGCTGTTGAAATACGAGATGGGGACAAGGGAACGTATCTTGGAAACAGTGTGAATAGAGCTGTTAAAAACATCAACGAGAAGATATCTAAAGCATTGATTGGTATGGATCCAACAAGTCAATCTCATATTGATCACGCCATGATAGACCTGGACAAAACGGAAAAGAAG AGTGAACTTGGAGCGAATGCCATTTTAGCTGTCTCAATTGCTGCATGCAAAGCTGGGGCTGCTGAAAAAGAG gtTCCCCTGTGCAAATACATTGCTGATCTTTCTGGCGAAACCAACATGACTCTTCCTGTCCCTGCCTTCACACTTATAAGCGGTGAAAAACATGCTGGGAATCATCTGTCCATTCAG GAAAtcatgattcttccaattggagCAAGCAGATTTGAGGAGGCACTGCAAATGGGCTCTGAAACCTATCATCACTTGAAG GCTGTTATTACCGAAAAATATGGTGCACATGGATGTAATGTCGGTGAAGATGGTGGCTTTGCTCCAAATATCTCGAG CTTTAGAGAAGGCCTAGATCTTGTAAAAGAAGCTATCAGCAGAACGGGGTATGATGAGAGAATAAAAATTGCACTTGATGTTGCTGCTACTGACTTTTGCATAG GCACAAAGTATGATCTAGACAGCAAAGTTCCAAATAAGTCTGGGCAGAATTTCAAGACAGGAGAGGATATGATTGAGTTGTACAAAGAACTATGTGTTG AGTACCCGATTGTATCAATTGAAGATCCATTTGACAAGGAGGACTGGGAGCACGTCAAGCGTTTTTCCGGTCTTGGAATTTGTCAG GTGGTAGGGGATGATTTGTTAATGTCAAATCCAAAACGTATTCAGAGAGCAATACAAGAATCAACTTGCAATGCTCTTCTTCTCAAG GTAAATCAGATTGGGACCGTGACAGAGGCCATTGAAGTAGTGAAGATGGCAAAGGTTGCTAATTGGGGAGTGATGACATCTCATAGATCTGGGGAAACTGAAGATTCTTTCATTGCCGATTTATCTGTTGGACTTGCCACTGGCCAGATCAAAGCAGGTGCTCCTTGCAGAGGAGAGCGGCTGGCAAAGTACAACCAG TTGCTTCGAATTGAGGAAGAGCTTGGGGAGCAAGCAGTTTATGCTGGTCAAGATTGGAGGGCGTCATCCTGA
- the LOC122290773 gene encoding proliferating cell nuclear antigen yields MLELRLVQGSLLKKVMESIKDLVNDANFDCSATGFSLQAMDSSHVALVALLLRSEGFEHYRCDRNISMGMNLNNMSKMLKCAGNDDIITIKADDGSDTVTFMFESPTQDKISDFEMKLMDIDSEHLGIPEAEYHAIVRMPSAEFARICKDLSSIGDTVVISVTKEGVKFSTRGDIGTANIVCRQNTTVDKPEEATIIEMNEPVSLTFALRYMNSFTKATPLSNMVTISLSSELPVVVEYKIAEMGYIRFYLAPKIEEDEEETKS; encoded by the exons ATGCTGGAACTCCGTCTAGTACAGGGCTCGCTCCTGAAGAAGGTTATGGAGTCCATCAAAGACTTGGTTAACGATGCCAATTTCGACTGCTCGGCCACTGGGTTCTCGCTTCAGGCCATGGACTCGAGTCACGTTGCTCTGGTAGCTCTACTCCTCCGATCCGAGGGCTTCGAGCACTACCGCTGTGACCGCAACATCTCCATGGGCATGAACCTCAACAACATGTCGAAGATGCTAAAGTGCGCTGGAAACGATGATATCATCACCATCAAGGCCGACGATGGTAGCGACACCGTCACCTTCATGTTCGAGAGCCCCA CGCAAGACAAGATTTCTGATTTTGAGATGAAACTGATGGACATCGATAGTGAGCACCTTGGAATTCCAGAGGCAGAATACCATGCTATTGTTCGGATGCCTTCAGCTGAGTTTGCTAGGATTTGCAAAGATCTCAGTAGTATTGGTGACACTG TTGTCATTTCTGTGACTAAGGAAGGCGTGAAGTTCTCCACAAGAGGTGATATTGGAACAGCAAATATTGTTTGCAGGCAGAATACCACGGTAGATAAG CCGGAAGAAGCAACAATCATAGAGATGAATGAGCCAGTGTCATTGACGTTTGCGCTGAGGTATATGAATTCCTTTACGAAGGCAACCCCTTTGTCAAACATGGTTACGATTAGCTTGTCTTCAGAGCTTCCTGTGGTGGTTGAATACAAGATTGCAGAGATGGGTTATATTAGGTTCTACTTGGCCCCAAAGATAgaagaggacgaagaggagacAAAATCCTAA
- the LOC122291752 gene encoding protein GRAVITROPIC IN THE LIGHT 1 isoform X2, translating to MASKVTNFSDLIQRVAASCLLHPLAAGRHGSGENRVGDDDDEYEFSEDHEDDEEEEEERESEEEEKERLKAWEGMKEEVRVERVVEMERLMNEVFDTVSGMKRAYASLQEAHCPWDPEKMRVADVAVVGELRKLGVLRERFRRTTSLIGGSTRRKSRGRGRGSGVATVREVVAPYEAAVEELKREVKLREVEVENLKEKLRTVAVSSLSLTGTNGKKGSSRSHHSKRKVVSAPQGQGPAPEVFETAMKQVKDASKSFTMLLLSLMRSAHWDIAAAVRSIEAAANATDDLTSTPATIAACSIVATQHAKYALESYICRKVFQGFDHETFYMDGSLSSLLNPDQYRRDCFTQYRDMKAMDPSELLGIMPTCHFGKFSSKKYLAVIHPKMEESLFGDLEQRRQVLAGNHPRSQFYGEFLMLTKAVWLLHLLAFSLDPAPSQFEASRGAEFHPQYMESVVKFPGGRVPAGQIVGFPVSPGFKLGNGSVIRARVYLVART from the exons ATGGCTAGCAAGGTGACGAATTTTTCGGATCTGATCCAACGAGTCGCGGCCTCTTGTTTGCTGCACCCACTCGCCGCCGGTCGCCACGGTTCTGGCGAGAATCGAGTCGGAGACGACGATGACGAGTACGAATTTTCGGAGGATCACGAGGACGacgaagaagaggaggaagaaagagaaagtgaagaagaagaaaaggaaagactaAAGGCTTGGGAGGGGATGAAGGAGGAGGTGAGAGTAGAAAGAGTGGTGGAGATGGAGAGGCTAATGAACGAGGTGTTCGACACGGTTTCGGGGATGAAGAGAGCGTACGCGAGTCTACAAGAAGCGCATTGCCCTTGGGACCCAGAAAAGATGAGGGTGGCGGACGTAGCTGTGGTGGGGGAGCTGAGGAAGCTCGGAGTGTTGAGGGAGAGATTCAGAAGGACTACCAGCCTCATTGGTGGTAGCACGCGCAGGAAGAGcagaggaagagggagaggaAGTGGGGTTGCGACGGTGAGGGAGGTGGTGGCGCCGTACGAGGCGGCGGTGGAGGAACTGAAGAGGGAGGTGAAACTGAGGGAAGTGGAGGTCGAGAATCTCAAGGAGAAGCTGAGGACCGTTGCGGTCTCGAGCCTAAGCCTTACTGGAACCAACGGGAAGAAGGGAAGCTCCAGGTCTCACCATTCGAAGCGGAAGGTCGTCTCCGCTCCTCAAGGTCAAG GGCCAGCACCAGAAGTTTTCGAGACCGCAATGAAGCAGGTGAAAGACGCATCCAAGTCCTTCACGATGCTCCTCCTCTCCCTCATGCGCTCTGCCCACTGGGACATTGCAGCTGCCGTACGTTCTATCGAAGCCGCTGCCAATGCCACCGACGATCTTACATCCACTCCCGCCACCATCGCAGCTTGCTCAATCGTTGCAACACAGCACGCCAAATATGCTCTGGAATCCTACATTTGCCGAAAGGTGTTCCAAGGATTCGACCACGAGACCTTTTACATGGACGGCAGCCTCTCCTCCCTTCTCAACCCGGACCAGTATCGCCGCGACTGTTTCACCCAGTACCGCGACATGAAGGCGATGGACCCCTCCGAGCTTCTCGGAATCATGCCCACCTGTCACTTCGGTAAGTTCAGCTCCAAGAAGTACCTCGCCGTGATTCATCCCAAGATGGAAGAGTCCTTGTTTGGGGACTTAGAACAGCGGCGCCAGGTCCTGGCCGGAAACCACCCAAGAAGTCAGTTTTACGGCGAGTTCTTAATGCTCACCAAGGCCGTGTGGCTGCTTCACTTGTTGGCCTTCTCTCTCGACCCGGCACCGAGTCAGTTCGAGGCGAGTCGTGGAGCTGAGTTCCATCCACAGTATATGGAGAGCGTTGTCAAATTTCCCGGTGGGCGAGTACCTGCGGGTCAGATCGTGGGCTTCCCAGTTAGTCCTGGATTCAAGCTTGGCAACGGATCAGTCATTAGGGCTCGTGTTTATCTGGTCGCCAGGACATAA